The following are encoded in a window of Camarhynchus parvulus chromosome 1A, STF_HiC, whole genome shotgun sequence genomic DNA:
- the NTF3 gene encoding neurotrophin-3, with amino-acid sequence MVTPTTILQVNKVMSILFYVIFLTYLRGIQSSNMDQRSLPEDSINSLIIKLIQADILKNKLSKQMVDIKENYQNTVQKIDTQQDIDREENVKSDFQPVISVDTDLLRQQRHYNSPRVLLSDNTPLEPPPLYLTEDYIGNSVVVNRTSRRKRYAEHRGHRGEYSVCDSESLWVTDKSSAIDIRGHQVTVLGEIKTGNSPVKQYFYETRCKEAKPVKNGCRGIDDKHWNSQCKTSQTYVRALTSENNKLVGWRWIRIDTSCVCALSRKIGRT; translated from the coding sequence ATCTTACAGGTGAACAAGGTGATGTCCATCTTGTTTTATGTGATATTTCTCACTTACCTTCGTGGCATCCAGTCTTCCAACATGGATCAAAGGAGTTTGCCAGAAGACTCGATAAATTCTCTTATTATTAAACTCATTCAggcagacattttaaaaaacaagcttTCTAAGCAGATGGTAGACATTAAGGAAAACTATCAAAACACAGTGCAGAAAATAGACACTCAGCAAGACAtagacagagaggaaaatgtgaaaTCAGACTTCCAGCCAGTTATCTCAGTGGATACAGATctcctgaggcagcagagaCACTACAATTCTCCCCGAGTCCTTCTGAGTGACAACACGCCACTGGAGCCGCCACCCCTGTACCTCACGGAGGATTACATTGGGAATTCCGTGGTGGTGAACAGAACCTCCCGGCGGAAGAGGTACGCAGAGCACAGGGGCCACCGGGGGGAATACTCCGTTTGTGACAGTGAAAGTTTGTGGGTCACGGACAAATCCTCCGCCATCGACATCAGGGGACACCAGGTGACTGTTCTGGGAGAAATTAAAACAGGCAACTCTCCAGTTAAGCAATACTTTTATGAAACGAGGTGTAAAGAGGCCAAGCCTGTGAAAAATGGCTGCCGCGGCATTGATGACAAGCACTGGAATTCCCAATGCAAGACATCCCAAACTTATGTCAGAGCACTGACTTCAGAAAACAACAAACTGGTGGGCTGGAGGTGGATACGGATAGACACctcctgtgtgtgtgccttGTCCAGGAAAATAGGAAGAACATAG